One Prolixibacteraceae bacterium DNA segment encodes these proteins:
- a CDS encoding sulfatase-like hydrolase/transferase — protein MTCLTKISSTALGAMLALTVNAKKSDRPNIIFILLDDMGKEWVENFGADDIKTPNIDKLANSGIKFTNTYSMPQCTPSRVTLLTGQYPFNHGWVNHYDVPRWGHGVHFDVSKNPSYAKSLTQAGYKTCAAGKWQLNDFRLEPDAMVDVGFQEYCMWTGAEGGGDLIKTGQRYWNPYIHTKKGSKTYKDKFGEDVFSDFIIDFMAKNKKEPMMVYYPMCLPHGPLTTTPLEPDAPKKEKHKAMVRYADHILGKIVNAVDSLGLRENTIIFWTTDNGTSGNIIGHIHGRPVRGGKTCLSENGINAPLIVSAPGMIKPNQVSDELIDFTDMMPTFCDLAGASMDRNYSYDGYSFAPILKGETSETEREWIVALGSHGGYFEQDRVVNSYEYRDRAIRNKRYKAYVDTTGHIYEIVDLKSDFYEHCNLINSGDPEIISTIKTFQSIVDKFPKKDHTPNYVKLKDSYYDIPANRMYNMCQKSKKRPNKSKLPIK, from the coding sequence ATGACCTGTCTGACGAAAATATCAAGTACTGCGTTAGGTGCAATGTTAGCACTTACTGTAAATGCTAAAAAGAGTGATAGACCCAATATCATATTTATTTTATTAGATGATATGGGGAAGGAGTGGGTGGAAAACTTTGGTGCTGATGATATAAAAACGCCCAATATTGATAAGCTTGCTAATAGTGGTATCAAATTTACCAACACTTACTCTATGCCTCAATGTACACCAAGTAGAGTAACTCTTCTTACAGGACAGTATCCTTTCAATCACGGTTGGGTAAACCATTACGATGTGCCGAGATGGGGGCATGGTGTTCATTTTGACGTATCAAAAAATCCATCTTACGCAAAAAGTCTTACACAAGCAGGTTATAAAACTTGTGCTGCTGGTAAGTGGCAATTGAATGATTTTCGTTTAGAGCCCGATGCAATGGTCGATGTAGGTTTTCAGGAATACTGTATGTGGACCGGAGCCGAAGGGGGAGGCGATTTGATAAAGACAGGACAGCGCTATTGGAATCCATATATCCACACAAAAAAAGGAAGTAAGACCTATAAGGACAAATTTGGAGAAGATGTATTCTCCGATTTTATCATTGATTTCATGGCAAAAAATAAGAAAGAGCCTATGATGGTTTATTATCCAATGTGCCTTCCTCATGGCCCATTGACTACGACTCCATTGGAACCAGATGCTCCCAAAAAAGAGAAACATAAGGCGATGGTTCGGTATGCGGATCATATCCTTGGTAAGATTGTAAATGCAGTGGATAGTCTTGGTCTAAGAGAAAATACCATCATATTTTGGACTACAGATAATGGTACTTCTGGAAATATCATTGGACACATTCATGGTAGACCAGTGAGAGGCGGTAAAACATGTCTCTCTGAGAACGGGATTAATGCACCTTTGATTGTAAGTGCTCCTGGAATGATCAAGCCTAATCAGGTGAGTGATGAGCTGATAGATTTTACGGATATGATGCCTACTTTTTGTGATTTAGCTGGAGCTTCAATGGATCGTAATTATTCGTATGACGGCTACTCTTTTGCTCCTATATTAAAAGGTGAAACATCAGAGACAGAGAGAGAGTGGATCGTGGCATTAGGTTCTCATGGAGGGTATTTCGAACAGGATCGTGTAGTAAACTCATATGAATATAGAGACCGAGCAATAAGAAATAAACGATACAAGGCTTATGTAGATACTACAGGCCATATTTATGAGATAGTAGACTTAAAAAGTGATTTCTACGAGCATTGTAATTTGATAAACAGTGGAGATCCAGAGATTATCTCGACGATAAAGACATTTCAATCAATCGTAGATAAGTTTCCTAAGAAAGACCATACCCCGAATTATGTGAAGCTAAAAGATAGTTATTACGATATTCCTGCAAATAGGATGTATAATATGTGTCAAAAGTCGAAGAAAAGACCGAATAAAAGCAAACTACCAATTAAATAA
- a CDS encoding alpha-L-fucosidase — protein sequence MIQSIKMFGLSVLLSVSLLAMASEKAEQQEKVHFKPTIKSLEQYQCPEWFRDAKLGIYMHWGVYSVAEQGEWYARKMYMEGTKEYEHHVKTYGHPSEFGYKDFIPMWKAEKFDPDKLVALFKKAGAKYFSPCAVHHDNFDLWNSKYHKYNAVNMGPKKDLIGMWKKATLKHGLRFGVTTHLSRSYSWFNTNKLADTKGPKKGVRYDGADPKYTDFYFEDHKDIHPRAPENAPKKWRKQWERRIKDLIDNYDPDILYFDCAIPFRGDDQGKTGMKVLSHLYNHSQDIHQGKQEAVMCIKERPWQGVFYPGVATLDFERGKANHILSDPWQTDDSIGPWGYKKGATYMTPNMVIDKLIDIVSKNGNMLLNVPIKADGTLDSQTTNILEKMGEWMSINGEAIFGTRPWYMFGEGPTNEIHHRAQKSPFTKKDIRYTKKENTLYAFIMDWPGNNKVVKFPHLTKANLRIKPIKSIQMLGCDQNIHWSQEGDALMVTMPSAKPCDNAFCVKIEFKK from the coding sequence ATGATTCAATCTATTAAAATGTTTGGACTGTCGGTTTTGTTATCCGTCTCTTTACTTGCGATGGCCTCTGAAAAAGCGGAGCAACAAGAAAAAGTCCACTTTAAACCTACGATAAAATCTTTAGAGCAGTACCAGTGTCCTGAGTGGTTTAGAGATGCTAAATTAGGAATATATATGCACTGGGGAGTTTATTCTGTAGCCGAGCAGGGAGAGTGGTATGCACGCAAAATGTACATGGAAGGTACGAAAGAGTATGAGCATCATGTAAAGACTTATGGGCATCCCTCTGAATTTGGTTATAAGGACTTTATTCCGATGTGGAAAGCGGAAAAGTTTGATCCAGACAAGTTAGTGGCACTATTTAAGAAAGCTGGAGCCAAATATTTTTCACCATGTGCTGTTCACCATGATAACTTTGACTTGTGGAACTCAAAATATCACAAGTATAATGCGGTCAATATGGGCCCCAAGAAGGACTTAATTGGTATGTGGAAAAAAGCCACTTTAAAGCATGGATTGCGCTTTGGTGTGACTACCCATCTATCAAGAAGTTATAGTTGGTTCAATACAAATAAACTAGCCGATACAAAAGGACCAAAAAAAGGAGTTCGTTATGATGGTGCGGATCCTAAATATACTGATTTCTATTTTGAAGATCATAAAGATATACATCCTCGTGCTCCTGAGAATGCACCAAAAAAATGGCGCAAGCAGTGGGAGCGTAGAATTAAGGATCTAATCGATAACTACGATCCCGATATTTTATATTTTGATTGTGCAATTCCATTTAGGGGAGACGATCAAGGAAAGACGGGAATGAAGGTTCTTTCTCACCTATATAACCATTCACAAGATATCCACCAAGGAAAGCAGGAGGCTGTGATGTGTATCAAGGAGCGTCCTTGGCAAGGGGTTTTTTACCCAGGAGTAGCCACACTCGATTTTGAAAGAGGGAAAGCAAATCATATTCTTTCTGATCCTTGGCAGACTGATGATTCTATTGGTCCTTGGGGGTACAAAAAAGGTGCTACATACATGACTCCTAATATGGTGATTGATAAGTTGATTGATATTGTGAGTAAAAATGGAAATATGTTGCTGAATGTGCCAATAAAAGCAGATGGAACTTTAGATAGCCAAACCACAAATATCCTTGAGAAGATGGGAGAGTGGATGTCTATTAATGGAGAAGCCATCTTCGGTACTCGTCCTTGGTATATGTTTGGTGAAGGACCTACCAATGAAATTCATCATCGTGCACAAAAGTCGCCTTTCACCAAAAAAGATATTCGATACACCAAAAAAGAAAATACTCTCTATGCTTTTATTATGGATTGGCCAGGGAATAATAAGGTGGTGAAATTTCCTCACTTAACAAAAGCCAATTTGCGTATCAAACCGATAAAGAGTATCCAAATGCTTGGATGCGACCAAAACATTCATTGGTCTCAAGAAGGGGATGCTCTCATGGTCACTATGCCTTCTGCTAAGCCTTGTGATAATGCATTTTGTGTAAAAATTGAATTTAAAAAATAA
- a CDS encoding T9SS type A sorting domain-containing protein, whose protein sequence is MNKFLLFSLIALCGFSTKAQEPKENNNLILNPSFEETVRTSMTHGGWKLRRATGWKADLSIVSDKKYVTHGAQGLSYKVTTKGTKNITHQIALGRQFKPELFDVTKDYDLQFDMGTDVEATYEIGIVYHLFSKRPALSIVVLKDQKSVPGKMTTMKFKVELSKLGIDPADFKDVEIWIRMAFDSNIGKTFYFDNFYFYTGSFPTAVQDYWKSELKVYPNPTSELLYLQSESPIQNVEVFNILGTKVMSVDHYQEAGMNISSLDKGQYFLRAKTAKGTVSHKFIVK, encoded by the coding sequence ATGAATAAATTTTTACTTTTTTCATTAATCGCTTTATGCGGTTTTAGTACAAAGGCTCAAGAGCCTAAAGAGAATAATAATTTAATTTTGAATCCATCTTTTGAAGAGACAGTACGGACCAGTATGACTCATGGAGGATGGAAACTTCGTAGGGCAACTGGTTGGAAGGCTGATCTTTCGATTGTATCTGACAAAAAATATGTGACACATGGTGCACAAGGTTTATCTTATAAAGTGACCACGAAAGGAACCAAAAATATAACACATCAAATAGCTTTAGGTCGACAATTTAAGCCTGAGTTATTCGATGTTACAAAAGATTATGATTTACAGTTTGATATGGGTACAGATGTGGAAGCAACCTATGAAATTGGAATTGTATATCATCTTTTTAGTAAAAGGCCTGCATTAAGTATCGTGGTACTAAAAGATCAAAAAAGTGTTCCTGGAAAAATGACTACGATGAAATTCAAAGTAGAACTTTCTAAACTTGGAATTGATCCTGCTGATTTTAAAGATGTGGAGATATGGATACGCATGGCTTTCGATAGTAATATTGGTAAGACATTCTATTTCGATAATTTCTATTTTTATACTGGTAGCTTCCCTACTGCAGTACAAGATTATTGGAAAAGTGAATTGAAAGTATATCCTAATCCAACATCAGAGCTTCTTTATCTTCAGTCGGAATCTCCAATTCAAAATGTAGAGGTTTTCAATATTTTGGGAACAAAAGTAATGTCGGTAGATCATTATCAAGAAGCTGGGATGAATATCTCTTCTCTTGATAAAGGTCAATATTTTCTAAGAGCCAAAACAGCAAAAGGTACAGTCTCTCATAAATTTATAGTAAAATAA
- a CDS encoding family 20 glycosylhydrolase, with protein MKKLFLLSTLLCCSLFIYAQQYPGVIPTPQSCSFVHVVKPLSLENYCFINESDQKLDPLFTVFAQEMTDVANAKVSKKGTEIIFRSAKDEQLKEGAYNLTVGKQVIIESDSYEGFLYGSRSLLQLLSSNSNHHQVPQGTIIDAPAYGKRCLMIDVARKFVPMNELKDYIRTMAWFKMNELHLHLSDNSWGGYPAYRLPSEKYPELTSKDGHYSWEEIRDLQDFAKIYAITITPEIDAPGHSLAFTQIRPDLKSPLIGEKYLDILNPNTIPFVQSIIDEVLPHFDAPDFHIGTDEYRIHAIKDKELRTKIGEAFRNYINTMSAYVQSKGKGCRIWSGYEHMPGETEVSNKTIIDMWETSDAKNKLDQGYTFLNSSHYYTYIVPGAPYYGVSDPFVYNTWSPLMFGPKSESILDHNTPQLLGGKLHVWNDFGPTGYTTEEIARLTLPSLAVFSQKLWGTSATHTYKNFCVLRDELLDIPESHLMDREKQAPRLVVASSKVTLDGKGAKQMAKDAKNITYPWTLEMEIYPTTSSLDSTTILSSRLAGLYTNLKHTYKVKKKKVEKEGIALVRANQNYFHHPLDSHRPDVLVFEYKIQPNKWNKIKVVGERKKTTLYVDGKEIGTYRIQTVCPVEKFGSDVQQSFTGNLKNVKVYNYVK; from the coding sequence ATGAAGAAACTTTTTCTGTTGAGCACATTATTATGTTGCTCACTGTTTATCTATGCACAACAATATCCTGGAGTGATCCCAACGCCTCAATCGTGTTCATTTGTGCATGTGGTTAAACCACTTTCTCTAGAGAACTATTGTTTCATTAATGAGTCGGATCAGAAGTTAGATCCTCTTTTTACTGTTTTTGCACAAGAGATGACAGATGTTGCCAATGCAAAAGTGAGTAAAAAAGGAACAGAGATCATTTTCCGCTCTGCCAAAGACGAACAACTGAAAGAAGGTGCATATAATCTAACTGTCGGCAAACAGGTGATTATTGAGTCTGATAGCTATGAGGGTTTTTTGTATGGTTCTCGTTCATTACTCCAATTGTTATCATCTAATAGCAACCATCATCAAGTTCCTCAAGGGACAATTATTGATGCCCCTGCTTATGGAAAAAGATGTTTAATGATCGATGTGGCTCGTAAGTTTGTTCCGATGAATGAGCTAAAGGATTATATCCGTACCATGGCATGGTTTAAGATGAATGAACTACACCTTCACTTAAGTGACAACTCTTGGGGTGGATATCCTGCTTATCGTCTACCTAGCGAAAAGTATCCCGAATTGACATCAAAAGATGGTCACTATTCATGGGAAGAGATCCGTGATCTTCAGGATTTTGCCAAAATATATGCCATTACGATTACTCCTGAGATCGATGCTCCTGGACACTCTCTTGCCTTTACTCAAATCAGACCAGATCTTAAAAGTCCTCTTATTGGGGAGAAATATCTTGACATCCTCAATCCAAATACCATTCCTTTTGTACAATCTATTATTGATGAAGTATTGCCTCATTTCGATGCACCAGATTTCCATATCGGAACCGATGAGTATCGTATACATGCAATCAAAGACAAAGAGCTTAGAACTAAAATTGGAGAGGCATTTCGTAACTATATAAACACCATGTCTGCTTATGTACAATCCAAAGGAAAAGGTTGTAGAATATGGTCAGGATATGAGCATATGCCTGGTGAAACTGAAGTTTCTAACAAAACAATTATAGATATGTGGGAGACTAGTGATGCTAAGAATAAATTGGATCAAGGATATACATTCCTTAACTCATCTCACTACTACACCTATATCGTTCCTGGAGCACCTTATTATGGCGTGAGCGATCCTTTTGTTTATAATACTTGGTCGCCTTTAATGTTTGGCCCAAAATCAGAAAGTATTTTAGACCACAATACACCACAACTTCTTGGTGGTAAACTTCACGTATGGAACGACTTTGGTCCTACTGGCTATACTACTGAGGAGATTGCTCGTTTAACCCTCCCTTCTTTGGCTGTATTCTCTCAAAAGCTATGGGGTACTTCTGCTACTCACACCTACAAGAACTTCTGTGTACTAAGAGATGAGCTACTTGATATTCCTGAGAGTCATCTAATGGATAGAGAAAAACAAGCACCTCGTTTGGTTGTAGCGTCTTCTAAAGTAACCCTTGATGGTAAGGGGGCAAAACAGATGGCAAAAGATGCTAAAAATATTACTTATCCTTGGACTCTTGAGATGGAGATCTATCCTACCACATCGTCATTAGATAGTACAACTATTCTTTCATCTCGTTTAGCTGGTCTCTATACGAATCTTAAGCACACTTATAAGGTGAAGAAAAAGAAGGTTGAAAAAGAGGGAATCGCTCTTGTGCGCGCGAATCAAAACTATTTCCATCACCCTCTAGACTCTCATCGTCCAGATGTTTTGGTTTTTGAATATAAGATACAACCTAATAAATGGAATAAGATAAAAGTGGTTGGAGAAAGAAAGAAGACAACGCTTTATGTCGATGGAAAAGAGATCGGAACCTATCGTATCCAAACAGTATGTCCTGTCGAGAAGTTCGGATCAGATGTTCAACAAAGTTTTACAGGTAATTTGAAGAATGTTAAAGTGTACAACTATGTAAAATAG